The Streptomyces vinaceus genome contains the following window.
CCCAGGACGCGTTCGCGGTCGGTGACGGCGGCGGGAAGGTCCCGGCCCGCACGAAGGCGTTCGAGGGCGCACTGGCGGTCGCGACGTTCATGCGCGGCCTGTTCAAGCCCAGTGCGGCCAAGCGGGCCCATGTCGGCGGCGCGCCCGAGATCTACGCCACGACGGCCAACGGCGGGCCCGCCGTGGTGGCGGTCGTGGAAGGCCGGGTCGTCGGGATCATCTGTCTGGAGGCGACCGCGGAGGGCATCGTCGCGGTCCGGACCCAGGCCAACCCCGACAAGCTCGTCCGCGCCAGCGAGCAGTGGTCCGCGGCCGACCACGCGGAGGGCCCGCTCCACACCCTCTGAAGGAGAGTGGCGCGGCTCACACTCCGGTCCTGTCAGGAATCGCGGGGCTGCCCGGTTCAGGGTGCGAAACCACGCCGGACAACGGCGGCCCCGCCCAGACAGGAGCACGGACATGCAGCACCGCATCGTCGTTCTCGGAGCCGGATACACCGGTGCCGTCGCCGCCGGACGCCTCGCCAAGAGGCTGCACCGCGCGGACGTCGCCATCACCCTCGTCAACCCCGAGCCCGACTTCGTCGAGCGGGTCAGGCTGCACCAGATCGCGGCCGGCCAGGACCTCAGGCCGCGGCCGTTCCGCGAGATGTTCGCGGGCACGGGTGTGGAACTGAAACTCGCGAGGGTCACCGCCGTGGACGTGGACCGCAAGGCGGTGACGGTCACCGCCGCCGACGGCCTTGAGCGGGAGGAGCTCGCGTACGACACCCTGGTCTACGCCCTCGGCAGCGGCTGGAACGACGGAGGCGTCCCGGGCACGGCCGAACATGCCCACGAGATCTCAAGCCGACCCAGCGCCGTCCGCCTCCGCGATCGACTGGCCGCCTTGGGCGCCGGACGGCCCGTGCTCGTGGTCGGCGGAGGCCTCACCGGTCTGGAGGCCGCGACCGAGATCGCCGAGGCCCGCCCGGACCTCGACGTCGCGCTGGCGGCCCGCGGCGCCCTCGGCGACTGGCTCTCGCAGAAGGGGCGCACCCACCTGCGGAAGGTGGTGGACGAGCTCGGCATCACGGTCCACCCTCACACCGTGGTCAACGCCGTGGAGGCGGGCGGCGTGACGACCGCCGACGGCCGGACGATCCCCGCCGAAGTCACGGTCTGGACCACGGGCTTCGCCGTCCACCCGATCGCGCGGGCCAGCGGCCTGGAACTCACCGACCGCGGCCAGATCGAAGTCGACACCACGATGCGCTCGGTCTCCCACCCGGACGTGTACGCGGTGGGTGACGCGGCGATGGCCATCGGCCCGGGCGGCAAGCCCCTGCGCATGTCGTGCGCCTCGGGTATGCCCATGGCCTGGCAGGCCGCCGACGCCATCGCCGCCCGTCTCGCCGGCACCAAGGTCCCCCGCACTCCCATCCGTTATTTCCAGCAGTGCATCTCCCTCGGCCGCAAGGACGGTCTGATCCAGTTCGTCACCGCCGACGACCGAGCGCTCGACAGGGCGCTGACGGGGCGTGTGGCCGCCGGATACAAGGAATTGATCTGCAAGGGCGCGGCGTGGGGCGTCGCCAACCCGACGGTGGGCATGCCGGCCCGGCGCCGTCGGGTCGCCCGGCAGCAGACGCGGAGCGGCGAGGTCGACTACGCAAGGTCCTGAGGTCGGGTGTCCAGGGTGGTTCCCAGGTCGATTCGGGACAGGCGCTCGGGGTCCGTGAGGATGTCCAGGGCGACGATCTTGCCGCTGCGGACGGTGAAGGCCATGAGCGACAGGGGCTTGCCCTCGGCCAGCGCGAGTGCGCCGGGGATGCCGTTGACGAGGACCGGGACCGCGGCCGCGGCGAAGCGGGCGAAGGTGATGGCGTTCGAGGCGACGTCGGTCGCACCGCGCCGGACCGAACTGGGCCGCAGCGCGCCGCCGTCGGAGCGGGCCACTACATCGGGGTCGAGGAGGTCGACGAGCGCGTCGAGGTCCCCTCCGCGGGCGGCGGTGAGGAAGGCGTCCACGACCTCGCGGGTGCGGGCCAGGTCGAGGTCGGGGGTGGGAGCGGCGCCCTCGACCCGGCGGCGCGCGCGGCTGGCGAGCTGCCGCGTGGAGGCGGCGGTACGGCCGAGCACCGGGGCGATCTCGTCGAAGGGGACGGCGAAGAGGTCGTGCAGGACGAAGGCGAGCCGCTCGGCGGGGGACAGCGTCTCCAGGACGACCAGCAGGGCGATGCCCACGGAGTCGGCGACGAGCATCTCGCGCTCCGGGTCGACGCCGGAGAGCCCCGTGACGACCGGGTCGGGCAGGCGGACGAATCCGTCCTGGTCGTACAGCGGGTCCTCGCGCCGCGAGGTGCGCGAGCGCAGCATGTCCAGGCACACCCGGCCGACGACGGTGGTCAGCCAGCCGCCCAGGTTCTCCACGGCCGAGACGTCCGAGCGGCTGAGCCTGAGCCACGCCTCCTGTACGGCGTCCTCGGACTCGCTGAGCGAGCCCAGCATGCGGTAGGCCACGGCCCGCAGGTGGGGGTGGTGCTCTTCGAAGCGCCGGGCCAGGGTCTCCTGCTCGCTCACGTGTCCCGTCCTCGCCTCGTGATCGTCACTGCTCATGAGGACGCTAACCGGGATACCGCATCGCCGGAGCGGTGTTTCACGTGAAACGTCGTCCGACCCTCCCCGGGGTCCACATCATGGACAACTACGCTCGGGACATGAACGCAGAAGCCGCCGACGCGCTCGCCGCCGTGAAAGACGCCGACCGGAAGCACGTTTTCCATTCCTGGTCGGCGCAGGAGCTCATCGACCCGCTCGCCGTGGCCGGAGCCGAGGGCTCGTACTTCTGGGACTACCAGGGCAACCGCTTCCTCGATTTCTCCAGTGCCCTCGTCTTCACGAACATCGGGTACCAGCACCCCAAGGTGACCGCGGCCATCCAGGAGCAGGCGGCCAGGCTCTGCACCGTCGCCCCCGGCTTCGCCGTCGACGTCCGTTCGGAGGCGGCCCGGCTGATCGCCGAACGCACGCCCGGCGACCTCGACAAGATCTTCTTCACCAACGCGGGCGCCGAGGCCGTCGAGAACGCCGTACGGATGGCGCGCCTGCACACGGGCCGGCCGAAGGTGCTGTCCGCGTACCGCTCGTATCACGGCGCCACCTCCACCGCGATCAACCTGACCGGCGACGCGCGCCGCTTCGGCAACGACAGCGCGACCGCCGGTGTCGTGCACTTCTGGGGGCCGTTCACGTACCGCTCGCCGTTCTACGCGGCCACCGAGGCCGAGGAGTGCGAGCGGGCCCTGCGCCACCTTGAGGACACGATCGTCTTCGAGGGCCCGCAGTCCATCGCCGCGATCATCCTGGAGACGGTCGGCGGGGCACCCGGCGTGCTCGTACACCCCGACGGCTACCTCGCCGGGGTCCGCGAGCTCTGCGACCGCTTCGGCATCGTCTTCATCCTCGACGAGATCATGGTCGGCTTCGGCCGCACCGGAAAGTGGTTCGCCTCCGAGCACTGGGGGGTCACCCCCGACCTGATCTGCTTCGCCAAGGGTGTGACCAGCGGATACGTACCGCTGGGCGGGGTCGCCATCTCCGCCGCCATCGCCGAGACCTTCGCCCGCCGGCCCTACCCGGGCGGGCTGACCTACTCCGGGCACGTGCTGGCCTGCGGGGCCGCCGTGGCGACGATCAACGTCATGGAGGAGGAGGGCATCGTCGAGCAGTCCGCCCGCACCGGCGCGGAGCTGCTGGGGCCGGGCCTGCGCGCCCTCGCCGAGAAGCACCCGTCGGTCGGGGAGGTCCGCGGCCTCGGCACGTTCTGGGCCCTGGAACTCGTACGGGACCCGCGCACGCGCGAGCCGCTCGTCCCGTACAACGCGGCCGGGGCGGACAACGCGCCGATGGCCGAGTTCGGGGCCGCATGCAAGAAGGGCGGCCTGTGGCCGCTGACCGCGGGCAACCGCATCCACGTGGCGCCGCCCTGCAACATCGCCCCGCAGGACGTGGCCAAGGGGCTGGCGATCCTCGACGAGGCCCTGTCCGTCGCGGACGCGCACATGGCTTGACCTGGACAGATGCACGGTCACCCAATCCGTGGGTGCCTGTCTTGGACGTTCCGCGCCATTCCGAACACCACGTGAACGTGCTGGAATCCGAGAGAGCACCTACGGACCGGGATGCACGTCAGTCCCGGGGCGGTCCTCCGTGACCGAACGGCGGGGAGCGGGCCGACCGCTGGACGCCGGGCGTACGGGATCCAGTCGGTCGGACTCCGTGTACCCGAAGGAATACAGCCATGAGCAAGCACGTCCTCGCGCAGAACCAGTACGGCAAGGCCGAGAACCGCATCGTGAAGGTCACCCGCAAGGGCTCCGACGGTTCGTGGCACGAGATCCGCGACCTCAACGTGTCGGTGGCGCTGCGCGGCGAGTTCCGCGACGTCCACCTGACCGGCGACAACGCCAACTGCCTGCCCACCGACACCACCAAGAACACGGTGTACGCCTTCGGCAAGGAGCACGGCATCGCCTCCCCCGAGGCCTTCGGCATCCTGCTCGCCAAGCACTTCGTCTCCTCCCAGTCGCCGATCCGCGAGGCGCAGATCCGGATCGAGGAGTACGCGTGGGAGCGGATCCCGGTCCCGACGCGCAAGGAGCAGCACTCCTTCGTCCGCAAGGGCCAGGAGGTGCGCACGGCGCAAATCACGTACAGCGAGACGACCGGCCTCCAGGTCATCTCGGGTCTGAAGGACCTGACCGTGATGAACTCGACGAACTCCGAGTTCCACGGCTACATCAAGGACAAGTACACGACGCTCAAGGAGGCGTACGACCGCATCCTGGCGACCAAGGTCACCGCGCGCTGGGCGCACTCGGCGCTGGCCGCCGACGACGCCGCGTTCGACTGGGACCAGTCGTACAAGAAGGTCCGCAAGAACATGCTGGAGGCCTTCGCCGAGACTTACTCGTACTCGCTCCAGCAGACCCTGAACCAGATGGCCGAGCGGGTGCTCGACAACTGCCCGCGGGTCAACGAGGTGCGCCTGAACCTCCCCAACAAGCACCACTTCCTGGTGGACCTGGAGCCCTTCGGCCTCAAGAACGACAACGAGGTCTACTTCGCGGCGGACCGGATGTACGGCCTGATCGAGGGCACCATCCACCGCGACGGGGTGCAGCCGGTGATCGCGACGAGCGACTGGATCGTCGCGTAGCGGCTAGGCCGTTTCCTTCGGATCACCTCGCTGACCAGATGAAGATGGCGGCGATGTGGAGTCCGGCGAGGTAGATGGTGGCCGTCTTGTCGTAGCGAGTGGCCAGACCGCGCCACTGCTTGAGCTTGTTGATGCAGCGTTCGACGGTGTTCCGCTGTTTGTAGGCCTCGCGGTCGAAGGCCGGTGGGCGGCCGCCGAGCCGGCCGAGCCGCTTGCGGTTGGCGGCCTGGTCGGCGGGCTGCGGCATCACCGCCCGGATTCCTCGGCGCCGCAGATGACGGCGGATAGCCCGGGACGAGTAGGCCTTGTCCGCCAGGACCACGTCCGGGGTGATTCTGGGACGGCCGACCGGCCGGGGCACCCTTAAGCAGGCCATCACCTGCACGAATGCGGGCGCATCGGCGGCCTGGCCTGGCGTGAGGACGAACGCGAGTGGCCTGCAGCGGCTGTCGGCGGCGAGGTGGATCTTCGTGGTCAGTCCGCCGCGAGAGCGTCCGAGGGCGTGGTCGGACGGCTCGCCGGCCGGGGCCCCTTTTGCCGGGCCCCGGCGGCGTGCTGGTGGGCACGGACGATCGTGGAGTCGACGGCGACGACCCAGTCGAGGTCGCCTTCGGCGTCGGCCTGGGCGAGCAGGGCGGTGAACGCCTTCGCCCAAGTGCCGTCCGCGGCCCATTTCCGCAGGCGGTTGTGGGCGCCCTTCCACGACCCGAAGTGCTCGGGCAGGTCCATCCACGGCGTCCCGGTGCGGTACTTGAACGCGATCGCGTCGATCACCTGCCGGTGATCCCGCCACCGCCCACCCCGCCGAGGTGTCCGGTCCGGCAGCAGCGGCTCGATGCGTGCCCACTGGGCGTCAGTCAACGACACACATCAACCAACGATCCGATGATCGGAAAGAAACGGCCTAGCGGTCGAGCGGCTGCTCCAGCGGCTGTCCGAGCTGGAGGTTCCACCGGCCGAGCCGGCCGGTGAGGGTGGTCACCGTGTCCGGGCGTACGTCGAGCCGCCAGAACGCGGCGGCCGGCAGTTCCAGCGCGTGCACCACGCCCGCCCGTACGACGGCCTGGTCGACCTCGGCGCGATGCGTGCCGGGGGGCAGGCCGGCCAGTGCCGCTCCGACGCGGGCGGTCAGCGCGGTGACGGACTCCCCGCCGGGCGGCGCGTAGTCGGGGTCGCTCAGCCATCGCCGTACGGCGGCCGGATCCTCGGCGGAGACCTCGTCCAGGGTCCGGCCCGCCCACTGCCCCGTGTCCGGGCCGCGCAGGCCCTCGTGGCCGGGGCAGGGGGCGCCGTGGCCGAAACGGATCTGCCGTGAGGCGGCGTCGAACGGGCGTGTGACGAACTGAACTCGTACCACGGCACTCTTCATAAGGGGAGCGTAAACGCGGTACGGTCTCGGACGACAACCTAAAAAAGACGACGGTATGACGGAAGTACCGGTGAAAATCCGGCACGGTCGCGCCACTGTGAATCCTCCCGGAGGGGGAGGGAAAGTCAGACCCGCCATGTCGTCGCGAGCACCACTGACCGGGACGCGTGTTCCCTCTGGAGGTACTGCCATGGCTCACTCCGCCGTGCCCACGACGGCCCCTGCCGTCGCCCCGATCTCGCTTTCCGCGCTGGCCCCCTGGGCCGTGTTCGTCGGCGTCCTCATGCTGGTCCTGCTCTACCTCGTCGGTGCCGAGCAGGGCGCCACGGCGCTCTTCGAGGGCGACACCGTCCACGAGTGGATGCACGACGGCCGCCACCTCCTCGGCTTCCCCTGCCACTGATCTCCACCTCAGCGAGGGAAGTACCGAACCATGAACCCCATTTCACCCCGCGTCCTGCTGGTCCGGGGCATGCTGGCCGGTCTGCTCGCCGGCCTGGCAGCCTTCCTCGTCGCGTACGTCCTCGGTGAGTCCAAGGTCGACGCGGCCATCGCCATCGAGGAAGCGGGCCACGCCGCCCACGACCACGGCGAGGAAGCGGCCCCGGTCAGCCGGGCCCTCCAGGCCACGGCCGGCCTCGGCACCGGCACGCTGCTGTACGGGATCGCGCTCGGCGGCATCGCCGCGCTCGTCTTCTGCTACGCGCTGGGCCGCATCGGCCGCTTCGGCCCCCGGGTTACGGCGCTGCTGGTCTCGGGCGGCCTGTTCGTCGCCCTCAACCTGGTGCCGTTCCTCAAGTACCCCTCCAACCCGCCGGCCGTCGGAGACCCCGACACCGTCGTCCGGAGGACCACCCTCTACGTCCTGATGATCGCGCTGAGCGTGCTGCTGTCGGCGGCCGCGCTCATCCTGGGCCGGCGCCTGGCGCCCAAGCTGGGGAACTGGAACGCGTCGATCGTCGCCTCGGTCGCCTTCGTCGCCGCGGTAGCCGTCGCCTACGCGTCGCTGCCCGGCATCAACGAGGTCCCGGCGGACTTCCCGGCCGCCCTGATCTGGCAGTTCCGCCTCGCCACCCTGGCCATCC
Protein-coding sequences here:
- a CDS encoding aspartate aminotransferase family protein, whose product is MNAEAADALAAVKDADRKHVFHSWSAQELIDPLAVAGAEGSYFWDYQGNRFLDFSSALVFTNIGYQHPKVTAAIQEQAARLCTVAPGFAVDVRSEAARLIAERTPGDLDKIFFTNAGAEAVENAVRMARLHTGRPKVLSAYRSYHGATSTAINLTGDARRFGNDSATAGVVHFWGPFTYRSPFYAATEAEECERALRHLEDTIVFEGPQSIAAIILETVGGAPGVLVHPDGYLAGVRELCDRFGIVFILDEIMVGFGRTGKWFASEHWGVTPDLICFAKGVTSGYVPLGGVAISAAIAETFARRPYPGGLTYSGHVLACGAAVATINVMEEEGIVEQSARTGAELLGPGLRALAEKHPSVGEVRGLGTFWALELVRDPRTREPLVPYNAAGADNAPMAEFGAACKKGGLWPLTAGNRIHVAPPCNIAPQDVAKGLAILDEALSVADAHMA
- a CDS encoding IS5 family transposase (programmed frameshift), translating into MSLTDAQWARIEPLLPDRTPRRGGRWRDHRQVIDAIAFKYRTGTPWMDLPEHFGSWKGAHNRLRKWAADGTWAKAFTALLAQADAEGDLDWVVAVDSTIVRAHQHAAGARPKGAPAGEPSDHALGRSRGGLTTKIHLAADSRCRPLAFVLTPGQAADAPAFVQVMACLRVPRPVGRPRITPDVVLADKAYSSRAIRRHLRRRGIRAVMPQPADQAANRKRLGRLGGRPPAFDREAYKQRNTVERCINKLKQWRGLATRYDKTATIYLAGLHIAAIFIWSAR
- a CDS encoding sigma-70 family RNA polymerase sigma factor; the encoded protein is MSSDDHEARTGHVSEQETLARRFEEHHPHLRAVAYRMLGSLSESEDAVQEAWLRLSRSDVSAVENLGGWLTTVVGRVCLDMLRSRTSRREDPLYDQDGFVRLPDPVVTGLSGVDPEREMLVADSVGIALLVVLETLSPAERLAFVLHDLFAVPFDEIAPVLGRTAASTRQLASRARRRVEGAAPTPDLDLARTREVVDAFLTAARGGDLDALVDLLDPDVVARSDGGALRPSSVRRGATDVASNAITFARFAAAAVPVLVNGIPGALALAEGKPLSLMAFTVRSGKIVALDILTDPERLSRIDLGTTLDTRPQDLA
- a CDS encoding CbtB domain-containing protein, which encodes MAHSAVPTTAPAVAPISLSALAPWAVFVGVLMLVLLYLVGAEQGATALFEGDTVHEWMHDGRHLLGFPCH
- a CDS encoding NAD(P)/FAD-dependent oxidoreductase, encoding MQHRIVVLGAGYTGAVAAGRLAKRLHRADVAITLVNPEPDFVERVRLHQIAAGQDLRPRPFREMFAGTGVELKLARVTAVDVDRKAVTVTAADGLEREELAYDTLVYALGSGWNDGGVPGTAEHAHEISSRPSAVRLRDRLAALGAGRPVLVVGGGLTGLEAATEIAEARPDLDVALAARGALGDWLSQKGRTHLRKVVDELGITVHPHTVVNAVEAGGVTTADGRTIPAEVTVWTTGFAVHPIARASGLELTDRGQIEVDTTMRSVSHPDVYAVGDAAMAIGPGGKPLRMSCASGMPMAWQAADAIAARLAGTKVPRTPIRYFQQCISLGRKDGLIQFVTADDRALDRALTGRVAAGYKELICKGAAWGVANPTVGMPARRRRVARQQTRSGEVDYARS
- a CDS encoding histidine phosphatase family protein; this encodes MKSAVVRVQFVTRPFDAASRQIRFGHGAPCPGHEGLRGPDTGQWAGRTLDEVSAEDPAAVRRWLSDPDYAPPGGESVTALTARVGAALAGLPPGTHRAEVDQAVVRAGVVHALELPAAAFWRLDVRPDTVTTLTGRLGRWNLQLGQPLEQPLDR
- the pucL gene encoding factor-independent urate hydroxylase, with the translated sequence MSKHVLAQNQYGKAENRIVKVTRKGSDGSWHEIRDLNVSVALRGEFRDVHLTGDNANCLPTDTTKNTVYAFGKEHGIASPEAFGILLAKHFVSSQSPIREAQIRIEEYAWERIPVPTRKEQHSFVRKGQEVRTAQITYSETTGLQVISGLKDLTVMNSTNSEFHGYIKDKYTTLKEAYDRILATKVTARWAHSALAADDAAFDWDQSYKKVRKNMLEAFAETYSYSLQQTLNQMAERVLDNCPRVNEVRLNLPNKHHFLVDLEPFGLKNDNEVYFAADRMYGLIEGTIHRDGVQPVIATSDWIVA
- a CDS encoding CbtA family protein, giving the protein MNPISPRVLLVRGMLAGLLAGLAAFLVAYVLGESKVDAAIAIEEAGHAAHDHGEEAAPVSRALQATAGLGTGTLLYGIALGGIAALVFCYALGRIGRFGPRVTALLVSGGLFVALNLVPFLKYPSNPPAVGDPDTVVRRTTLYVLMIALSVLLSAAALILGRRLAPKLGNWNASIVASVAFVAAVAVAYASLPGINEVPADFPAALIWQFRLATLAIQAAMWTTFGLAFGVLAERALTPAAAPRAAVQPAS